In Campylobacter vicugnae, a genomic segment contains:
- the coaE gene encoding dephospho-CoA kinase (Dephospho-CoA kinase (CoaE) performs the final step in coenzyme A biosynthesis.): MSKFKNAIVITGVIGSGKSTVVNLLKIYGFSVIDADEIAHGLLDECWERVANEFGNEFISDKKVDRKRLGKLVFSDENAKKRLENMFHPLIRKQIFDSASELEKKEKPYLVDLPLYFESSPAYNEFESVCVVYALEPICLERIMLRDGISLNEAKVRLNSQISIDEKLRLANFVIDNSSDMKHLNLQIDKFISALKSRYKTLNI, translated from the coding sequence TTGAGTAAATTTAAAAATGCGATAGTAATTACTGGGGTTATTGGTAGTGGCAAAAGCACAGTTGTAAATTTGCTCAAAATTTACGGCTTTAGCGTGATTGATGCTGATGAGATTGCACATGGGCTTTTAGATGAGTGCTGGGAGAGAGTCGCTAATGAATTTGGCAATGAATTTATAAGTGATAAAAAGGTTGATAGAAAGCGCCTTGGTAAGCTAGTTTTTAGCGATGAGAATGCTAAAAAAAGGCTTGAGAATATGTTCCATCCGCTTATTAGAAAACAAATTTTTGATAGTGCTAGCGAACTTGAAAAGAAAGAAAAACCATATTTAGTTGATCTACCTTTATACTTTGAGAGTTCGCCAGCTTATAATGAGTTTGAGAGTGTTTGTGTGGTTTATGCACTTGAGCCAATCTGTTTAGAACGCATAATGCTACGAGATGGGATTAGTTTAAATGAGGCCAAGGTTAGATTAAATTCGCAAATATCAATCGACGAGAAGCTCCGTCTAGCTAATTTCGTAATTGATAATAGCTCAGATATGAAACATCTAAATTTGCAAATTGATAAGTTCATATCGGCACTAAAAAGTAGATACAAAACCCTAAATATTTAG
- a CDS encoding RidA family protein, with the protein MANYPKAIGPYSAYKVVGNLVYCSGQIPLDPNSGEVIGDDIKAQTTQALKNVGGILEELNLSYKNIVKTTVFLTDMSEFGAMNEVYAGFFSQPYPARSAVAVKELPKGVKVEVEVIASIE; encoded by the coding sequence ATGGCAAATTATCCAAAAGCAATTGGCCCATATAGTGCATATAAAGTAGTAGGAAATTTAGTATATTGCAGTGGTCAAATACCGCTAGATCCAAACTCTGGCGAAGTTATAGGAGATGATATCAAGGCTCAAACTACTCAAGCTTTAAAAAATGTAGGTGGGATTTTAGAAGAGCTAAATTTAAGCTATAAAAATATTGTAAAAACTACAGTATTTTTAACCGATATGAGTGAATTTGGTGCTATGAACGAAGTTTATGCAGGGTTTTTTAGTCAGCCATATCCAGCCAGAAGTGCAGTAGCAGTAAAAGAGCTACCAAAAGGTGTAAAAGTAGAAGTAGAGGTCATAGCGTCCATTGAGTAA
- a CDS encoding FAD-binding and (Fe-S)-binding domain-containing protein, with amino-acid sequence MQDYKGFYKAAFKLFDGRVYKDYLRRFCYGVEASCYSYVPKLVLMLKSESEIIKAFELSRKFNTPLCFRGAGTSLSGQSSCDTVLVCLDFCWDHMKVNSDASSIALGCGVIGENANKALKPLGKKIGPDPATIAAAQIGGIVNNNSSGMCCGVKQNSYNTLKSIRVILGDGTILDSSDALSVASFKISHKELIDKVLNLRSEIINDKELCELIKRKYKIKNTTGYSINALLDYSDPIDIITHLFIGSEGTLGFVSSVELECVDDEKYKACALLFYDDILKAAKVVEILAKFEDEISSAEIMDYGSLKAASKFKGVDQILPDINEGEVCILIQSQNNNEKLLKEQVDKIKNAIKDYPTSHKAKFSFDESEFANWWKIRKGIFPIAASAKRPGSSVITEDICFEIKDLGEGIKKLQELFDKHGFKDSAIIFGHALAGNLHFIITPNLSQNVEFQNFSNLVKDMSIMVSNFGGSIKAEHGTGRMVAPFVELEWGAKAYAINKKIKEIFDPHTLINPDVIISDDKDIFKKNIKQSALIGNEFDECVECGFCEKNCPSNKLTLSPRQRIALKREMQRLGSLNDKASKKLLKELKDGAKYFLNESCAACSMCEELCPVGINTANLALNERKVNASDFSKKTAELAKANFSLALNGAKFALSAANLLNSNSIRKLSFKANLAIKTPVLKEYLPRKNSYKLRDKNYGFDESVVYFSSCLNRAFAPNKNLNDKRPIQEVFESLCKKAKINVIYPEQIDDICCGKIFTNYPDTKELNRAKNIDILREATKDGKYPVVIDHGACSYELIKSLKDRFEIYDLSEYLLKFISTRLSIVPINDTIGLYTMCASKKLGLEDTMMSLAKLCTKGQVIVHSDTACCGFAGYKGFFTPQLNIHATTKFKRFYKNSAINIGFSNSSTCEIGLSEASSFSWQHIAYLLDSVSISQK; translated from the coding sequence ATGCAAGATTATAAGGGGTTTTATAAGGCCGCCTTTAAACTTTTTGATGGTAGAGTTTATAAAGACTATTTGCGTCGATTCTGCTATGGAGTAGAAGCGTCGTGCTACTCATATGTACCTAAACTCGTACTAATGCTAAAAAGTGAAAGCGAGATTATAAAAGCTTTTGAATTATCACGCAAATTTAATACCCCACTATGCTTTAGAGGTGCAGGAACTAGTCTAAGCGGTCAAAGCTCATGTGATACAGTGCTAGTTTGTCTAGATTTTTGCTGGGATCATATGAAGGTAAATAGCGATGCTAGCTCTATTGCTTTAGGTTGTGGTGTTATTGGTGAAAATGCAAATAAAGCCCTAAAACCTCTAGGCAAAAAAATCGGCCCAGATCCAGCCACTATCGCTGCAGCACAAATAGGCGGAATAGTAAATAATAACTCAAGTGGAATGTGCTGTGGAGTTAAGCAAAACTCATATAATACATTAAAATCAATTAGAGTAATTCTAGGCGATGGAACCATCCTTGATAGCTCAGATGCATTAAGTGTAGCTAGTTTTAAAATTAGCCATAAAGAGCTTATAGATAAAGTCTTAAATTTACGCTCTGAAATCATTAATGACAAAGAGCTTTGTGAATTAATAAAACGCAAATATAAGATCAAAAATACAACTGGATATAGCATTAATGCTCTTTTAGATTATAGTGATCCAATCGATATTATCACTCATTTATTTATTGGTAGTGAAGGAACATTGGGCTTTGTAAGTAGTGTTGAGCTTGAGTGCGTTGATGATGAAAAATATAAGGCCTGTGCGCTTTTATTTTATGATGATATATTAAAGGCTGCTAAGGTTGTAGAGATTTTAGCCAAATTTGAAGATGAGATCTCAAGTGCTGAAATAATGGATTATGGCTCTCTCAAAGCTGCTTCTAAATTCAAAGGAGTAGATCAGATACTCCCAGATATAAATGAAGGCGAGGTATGTATCTTAATCCAAAGCCAAAATAATAATGAAAAACTACTAAAAGAACAAGTAGATAAGATAAAAAACGCTATAAAAGATTATCCGACAAGCCACAAGGCTAAATTTAGCTTTGATGAGAGTGAATTTGCTAATTGGTGGAAGATTAGAAAAGGTATTTTCCCAATAGCAGCAAGTGCAAAAAGGCCAGGAAGTAGCGTTATAACCGAAGATATCTGCTTTGAGATTAAAGATCTTGGAGAGGGGATTAAAAAACTTCAAGAGCTATTTGATAAGCATGGATTTAAAGATAGTGCTATAATTTTTGGTCATGCTTTAGCTGGCAATCTACACTTTATCATCACTCCAAATTTAAGTCAAAATGTAGAATTTCAAAACTTTTCAAATTTAGTCAAAGATATGTCTATAATGGTATCAAACTTTGGTGGAAGTATTAAGGCTGAACATGGAACTGGCAGAATGGTTGCACCATTTGTAGAGCTAGAATGGGGAGCTAAAGCTTATGCTATAAATAAAAAGATTAAAGAGATATTTGACCCGCATACTCTAATCAATCCAGATGTTATAATCAGCGATGATAAAGATATATTCAAAAAAAATATAAAGCAATCAGCACTTATTGGAAATGAATTTGATGAGTGTGTAGAGTGTGGATTTTGTGAAAAAAACTGCCCATCTAATAAATTAACCCTAAGCCCACGCCAAAGAATTGCTCTAAAACGAGAAATGCAAAGATTAGGCTCACTAAATGACAAGGCTAGCAAAAAATTGCTAAAAGAGTTAAAAGATGGCGCAAAATACTTCTTAAATGAGAGTTGTGCGGCCTGTTCTATGTGTGAAGAGTTATGTCCTGTAGGTATAAATACAGCAAACCTAGCCCTAAACGAACGCAAAGTAAATGCTAGTGATTTTAGCAAAAAAACTGCTGAGTTGGCTAAAGCAAACTTCTCTTTAGCTCTAAATGGAGCCAAATTTGCCCTATCAGCTGCAAATTTACTAAACTCAAATTCAATTCGCAAACTCTCTTTTAAAGCTAATTTAGCTATAAAAACTCCGGTTCTTAAAGAGTATCTACCAAGAAAAAATAGCTATAAACTGCGTGATAAAAATTATGGCTTTGATGAGAGTGTGGTATATTTTTCAAGCTGTCTAAATAGAGCCTTTGCTCCAAATAAAAATCTAAATGATAAACGCCCTATTCAAGAGGTATTTGAATCGCTATGCAAAAAAGCTAAGATAAATGTAATCTATCCTGAGCAAATTGATGATATCTGCTGCGGAAAAATATTTACCAATTATCCAGATACAAAAGAGCTAAATAGAGCTAAAAATATTGATATATTAAGAGAAGCTACAAAAGATGGTAAATATCCTGTAGTAATTGACCATGGTGCGTGTTCATATGAGCTTATCAAATCCCTTAAAGATAGGTTTGAAATTTATGATTTAAGTGAGTATTTACTTAAATTTATCTCTACAAGACTTTCTATTGTCCCAATAAATGACACAATAGGACTATATACAATGTGTGCTAGTAAAAAACTTGGACTTGAAGATACTATGATGAGTTTAGCTAAGCTTTGCACTAAAGGGCAAGTTATAGTCCATAGTGATACTGCGTGTTGTGGATTTGCTGGATATAAAGGGTTTTTTACTCCACAATTAAACATACACGCTACAACTAAATTTAAGAGATTTTATAAAAATAGCGCTATTAATATAGGCTTTAGCAACTCTAGCACATGCGAAATTGGACTAAGCGAAGCTAGCTCATTTAGCTGGCAACATATCGCTTATTTGTTAGATAGCGTTAGCATTAGCCAAAAATAA
- the purM gene encoding phosphoribosylformylglycinamidine cyclo-ligase — protein sequence MISYKDAGVDIDAGNSFVERIKPFVKSTLTPNVIGGIGSFSGAFRLPSGYKKPTLLAATDGVGTKLRLAIDSGKLDSVGIDLVAMCVNDLICNFATPMFFLDYYATGKLDINSAKEVVSGIAKGCVQAKCALIGGETAEMPSMYSSGDFDLAGFAVGIAEEDEIDRTKFVNEGDILIALPSSGLHSNGFSLARAVIKKEKLNLGDEFEGRTLLETLLEPTRIYVDEFLRLKDSINAMAHITGGGIVENLPRVLPNGLGAKVQRKAIKTPKIFDLIAKSVEQSEMDRTFNCGVGMVLVVPKDKADYVLANSDGYIIGQIIKGSGVEMV from the coding sequence ATGATAAGTTATAAAGACGCAGGCGTAGATATAGATGCTGGAAATAGCTTTGTTGAGAGGATTAAACCATTTGTTAAATCGACTCTAACTCCAAATGTAATAGGTGGAATAGGATCATTTTCTGGAGCATTTAGACTTCCAAGCGGATATAAAAAACCAACACTTCTAGCTGCAACTGATGGCGTAGGAACAAAACTTCGCCTAGCAATAGATAGCGGCAAATTAGATAGTGTGGGGATTGATCTAGTTGCAATGTGCGTCAATGATTTAATATGCAATTTTGCTACTCCGATGTTTTTTTTGGATTACTATGCTACTGGCAAACTTGATATCAACTCAGCCAAAGAGGTAGTAAGCGGAATCGCCAAAGGATGTGTGCAAGCTAAATGTGCTTTAATTGGCGGAGAGACAGCTGAGATGCCAAGTATGTATAGCTCAGGGGATTTTGATTTAGCTGGATTTGCTGTAGGAATTGCTGAAGAAGATGAGATAGATAGAACTAAATTTGTAAATGAAGGCGATATCTTAATAGCTCTTCCAAGTTCTGGTTTGCATTCAAATGGATTCTCACTAGCGCGTGCTGTGATAAAAAAAGAAAAGTTAAATTTAGGTGATGAGTTTGAAGGTAGGACACTTTTAGAGACATTATTAGAGCCTACTAGAATTTATGTAGATGAGTTTTTACGACTTAAAGATAGCATAAATGCAATGGCGCATATAACTGGCGGGGGTATAGTAGAAAATCTACCAAGAGTACTTCCAAATGGCCTTGGTGCAAAAGTGCAAAGAAAAGCTATAAAAACACCAAAAATATTTGACCTTATTGCCAAAAGCGTAGAACAAAGCGAAATGGATAGAACATTTAACTGCGGTGTAGGAATGGTGCTAGTAGTACCAAAAGATAAAGCTGATTATGTATTAGCTAATAGCGATGGATATATAATCGGCCAGATTATCAAAGGTAGTGGCGTAGAGATGGTTTAA
- a CDS encoding protein-L-isoaspartate(D-aspartate) O-methyltransferase produces MSSLEAAKCQKMSDEIANLVELSPMVYRAFSTTPRTPFVPVSINAFKLDAHPIGSNQWISSPLTVAKMTMALEAENCDNILEIGCGSGYQAAILAKIARRVFSVERIEALANSAKSLMKNLGINNVFIRFDDGNLGWRSYAPYDRIILSCFCDVVPDRLFEQLRDGGILVAPVAKDGKQYITQYKKSGNQINCKTLGECVFVPLLGGTTDK; encoded by the coding sequence ATGAGTAGTTTAGAAGCAGCAAAATGTCAAAAAATGAGCGATGAAATAGCTAATTTAGTAGAGCTTAGTCCGATGGTATATAGGGCATTTAGCACTACTCCAAGGACTCCATTTGTTCCTGTTTCTATTAATGCTTTTAAGTTAGATGCTCATCCGATTGGCTCTAATCAATGGATTAGCTCGCCGCTGACTGTGGCTAAGATGACTATGGCTTTGGAGGCTGAAAATTGCGATAATATCTTAGAGATTGGATGTGGTAGCGGATATCAAGCAGCAATTTTAGCTAAGATTGCAAGAAGAGTTTTTAGCGTTGAAAGGATTGAAGCGTTAGCAAATTCAGCTAAATCATTGATGAAGAATCTAGGAATAAATAATGTATTTATTCGTTTTGATGATGGGAATTTAGGATGGAGAAGCTATGCTCCATATGATAGGATTATTCTTAGTTGTTTTTGTGATGTAGTTCCAGATAGGCTTTTTGAGCAGTTAAGAGATGGTGGAATTTTAGTAGCACCTGTGGCTAAAGATGGCAAGCAATATATAACTCAATATAAAAAATCTGGTAATCAGATAAATTGCAAAACTTTAGGAGAGTGTGTATTTGTACCGCTACTTGGAGGAACTACAGATAAATAG
- a CDS encoding carbon-nitrogen hydrolase family protein, whose amino-acid sequence MISNLKSHTLNSLGAICRASELCEFASSLSSGDLALCGELCVSGYESLGKKFEEDLKLNLINSLKPGAYLGFSYHSNGYNEFVLLSSNGVEFSQNKHKLFKLNGEDRIFKAGVADEIKINSIAGVNIGVLICFELRFIELWNRLKGADIILVPAMWGESRSEHYEVLSQALALQNRCFVIACSDMDLKFNMVFCPNGSRAKSKKFDINLINNFRQWMDNE is encoded by the coding sequence ATGATTTCTAATCTTAAATCACATACGCTAAACTCTTTAGGGGCGATTTGTAGGGCTAGTGAGCTTTGTGAGTTTGCTAGCTCTTTAAGTAGTGGAGATTTAGCACTTTGTGGCGAGTTGTGTGTGAGTGGATATGAGAGTCTCGGAAAGAAGTTTGAAGAAGATCTAAAGCTAAATTTAATTAATAGTCTCAAACCTGGAGCCTATCTTGGATTTAGCTATCATAGCAATGGATATAATGAGTTTGTTTTGCTTAGTAGCAATGGGGTTGAGTTTAGCCAAAACAAGCATAAGTTATTTAAGCTAAATGGCGAAGATAGAATATTTAAAGCTGGCGTTGCAGATGAAATTAAAATTAACTCCATTGCCGGAGTTAATATTGGTGTTTTAATCTGCTTTGAACTTAGATTTATAGAGCTTTGGAATAGATTAAAAGGTGCCGATATAATCTTAGTTCCAGCTATGTGGGGTGAGTCTAGAAGTGAGCATTATGAGGTGCTTTCTCAAGCTTTAGCTTTGCAAAATAGATGCTTTGTTATAGCGTGTAGCGATATGGATTTGAAATTTAATATGGTTTTTTGTCCTAATGGTAGCAGAGCAAAAAGTAAGAAATTTGATATAAATTTGATTAATAATTTTAGACAATGGATGGATAATGAGTAG
- a CDS encoding ribonucleotide-diphosphate reductase subunit beta: MHRKKIYNPSSDETLNDRKVFNGNPHGILNFTKAKYTWALKLWDIMEANTWFPKEVDTTDDVRDYACNLTTAEKRMYDLVWSQLISMDSFQTNNLADNINPYITAPEINAVLARQAYEEANHSKSYAVMVEAICDNTDLIYEMEKHDDVLRRKNDYISSVYEELAGDVTDEKLLLAMVANQILEGVYFYSGFTAIYALARAGKMLGSAQMIRFIQRDEITHLLLFQNMINSVRKERPDLFTPQIEAKIYDMFQKAGELEIEWGKYITQNQIMGFTDDIIDQYIKYLIDDRLTSIGLKKLYNVSHPIKWVDDFAKFNDQKSNFFESKVTNYSKGSLSFDDF, from the coding sequence ATGCATAGAAAAAAGATATATAATCCAAGCTCTGATGAGACGCTAAATGACCGTAAGGTTTTTAATGGCAATCCGCATGGAATTTTAAATTTTACAAAAGCAAAATATACTTGGGCGCTTAAGCTTTGGGATATTATGGAGGCTAATACTTGGTTCCCAAAAGAAGTCGATACCACCGATGATGTGCGTGACTATGCTTGTAATCTAACAACAGCTGAAAAGAGAATGTATGATCTAGTTTGGTCTCAGCTGATCTCAATGGATAGCTTTCAAACAAATAACCTAGCTGATAATATAAACCCATACATAACTGCTCCAGAGATAAATGCCGTATTAGCACGCCAAGCCTATGAAGAGGCTAACCACTCAAAAAGTTATGCTGTAATGGTAGAGGCAATTTGCGATAATACCGATTTAATATATGAGATGGAAAAGCACGATGATGTCTTAAGACGCAAAAATGATTATATCTCAAGCGTATATGAAGAGCTAGCTGGAGATGTAACCGATGAGAAGCTACTTTTAGCAATGGTAGCAAATCAAATTCTAGAAGGGGTATATTTCTATAGTGGATTTACTGCTATTTATGCCTTAGCAAGAGCTGGAAAAATGCTAGGCTCAGCACAGATGATTCGCTTTATTCAGCGTGATGAGATTACTCACTTATTGTTATTTCAAAATATGATAAACTCAGTTCGTAAGGAGCGTCCAGATCTATTTACTCCACAAATTGAGGCTAAAATTTATGATATGTTTCAAAAGGCTGGAGAGCTAGAGATTGAGTGGGGAAAATATATCACGCAAAACCAAATAATGGGATTTACTGATGATATCATCGATCAATATATCAAATATCTAATTGATGATAGATTAACATCAATTGGTCTTAAAAAGCTCTATAATGTCAGCCATCCAATTAAATGGGTTGATGATTTTGCTAAATTTAATGACCAAAAGTCAAATTTCTTTGAAAGCAAGGTAACAAACTATAGCAAGGGCAGCCTAAGCTTTGATGATTTCTAA
- a CDS encoding nicotinate phosphoribosyltransferase: MNPILNTDSYKISHYLQYPKDIKFVSSYIESRGGRWNRLLFYGLQIFLMEYLSQKITYENIDEAADFIAAHGIKFNKDGWKYIVEHHGGALPLEIEAVAEGSIIQTENVLLQIKNTDPNLAWLVGYFETAILRSIWYPVAVATNSYFCKQNILHFLKESGTPENIDFALHDFGARGVSSFESAGIGGSAHMVNFKGSDTITGALFAKKYYGADMAAFSIPASEHSTMTSWGKENEMKAYENMVQSYGDGIFACVIDSYDTLNAIDLWGKLFDEVRSKGGKVVLRPDSGNPVTMASQCIEKMMSLAGYKLNSKGYKVLPDHIRLIYGDGINPQSIEDILNELKFRKISSDNIVFGMGGALLQHLNRDTLRFAMKVNAVSSDGINWRDVYKNPITDPKKRSKSGRLALIKENDIYKTIRADELGSKDNWLIPVFKDGKILRKFSFDEIRARAREFD; this comes from the coding sequence ATGAATCCAATACTAAATACAGATAGCTATAAAATTTCACACTATTTACAATACCCAAAAGATATTAAATTTGTCAGTTCATATATAGAGTCTCGTGGCGGCAGGTGGAATAGATTGTTATTTTATGGATTGCAGATATTTTTGATGGAGTATCTAAGCCAAAAAATTACCTATGAGAATATAGATGAAGCAGCTGATTTTATCGCTGCACACGGGATAAAATTTAATAAAGATGGCTGGAAATATATAGTAGAACATCATGGTGGAGCTTTGCCTTTAGAGATTGAAGCAGTAGCTGAAGGAAGCATAATCCAGACTGAAAATGTGCTTTTACAAATTAAAAATACAGATCCAAATTTGGCCTGGCTAGTAGGATATTTTGAGACTGCAATACTTCGTTCTATTTGGTATCCAGTTGCTGTAGCGACTAATAGTTATTTTTGTAAGCAAAATATATTGCATTTTTTAAAAGAGAGCGGAACGCCTGAAAATATAGATTTTGCCTTGCATGATTTTGGTGCGCGTGGGGTAAGTAGTTTTGAGAGTGCTGGAATTGGAGGAAGCGCTCATATGGTAAATTTTAAAGGCTCAGACACCATTACTGGCGCACTCTTTGCTAAAAAATATTATGGTGCTGATATGGCTGCTTTTAGTATTCCAGCTAGCGAGCATAGCACGATGACATCATGGGGTAAAGAAAATGAGATGAAAGCCTATGAAAATATGGTGCAAAGCTATGGTGATGGGATATTTGCTTGTGTAATAGATAGCTATGATACGCTAAATGCAATTGATTTATGGGGAAAACTATTTGATGAGGTAAGATCAAAAGGCGGCAAGGTTGTTCTTCGCCCAGATAGTGGTAATCCTGTAACTATGGCAAGTCAGTGCATCGAAAAGATGATGAGCTTAGCAGGATATAAGTTAAACTCAAAAGGTTATAAAGTTTTACCTGATCATATAAGGCTTATTTATGGTGATGGTATCAATCCACAAAGTATAGAAGATATACTAAATGAACTTAAATTTAGAAAGATAAGTAGTGATAATATAGTCTTTGGTATGGGTGGGGCTTTATTGCAACATTTAAACCGCGATACTCTAAGATTTGCTATGAAGGTAAATGCAGTAAGTAGCGATGGGATAAACTGGAGAGATGTATATAAAAATCCTATAACCGATCCTAAAAAACGCTCAAAATCTGGTCGCTTAGCACTCATTAAAGAAAATGATATATACAAAACCATTAGAGCCGATGAGTTAGGTAGTAAAGATAACTGGCTAATTCCAGTCTTTAAAGATGGGAAAATTTTACGCAAATTTAGCTTTGATGAGATTAGGGCTAGGGCTAGAGAATTTGATTAA
- a CDS encoding DEAD/DEAH box helicase family protein produces MKIVYDKAELLSDLNQICLQTLKEKPRMIISIAGPCGSGKSTLGKFIRKKGFDNFKPYQIAVIDDNVMSLNLFIVRPKIRNTPPYNSTKDNLKPFFKFLPPYIKIIFYICASPTRIDFADVVITIDIDENKRYKQLKQREKDLKLINSLMQSKLNINIPFAHWLCLKE; encoded by the coding sequence ATGAAAATAGTTTATGATAAAGCAGAATTATTAAGCGATTTAAATCAAATTTGCCTACAAACCCTAAAAGAAAAACCACGAATGATAATCTCTATAGCTGGGCCATGTGGTAGCGGCAAAAGTACGCTTGGTAAATTTATTCGCAAAAAAGGTTTTGATAATTTTAAACCTTATCAAATAGCAGTTATTGATGATAATGTAATGAGTCTTAATCTCTTTATAGTGCGTCCAAAAATACGCAATACCCCCCCCTATAACTCTACAAAAGACAATCTAAAGCCATTTTTTAAATTCCTTCCACCTTATATCAAAATTATCTTTTATATCTGTGCCAGTCCTACTAGAATAGATTTTGCTGATGTTGTAATCACTATTGATATAGATGAAAATAAGCGCTATAAACAATTAAAACAAAGAGAAAAAGACCTAAAATTAATAAATTCACTCATGCAATCAAAGCTAAATATTAATATACCTTTTGCTCATTGGCTCTGCCTAAAAGAGTAA
- a CDS encoding class I SAM-dependent methyltransferase — translation MQQKIDKIKEFWQNQAILHGNLSTSTSPDSIAFKMEIDTLIKNIPTGAKILDIGCGNGAKAKEIIKNINCQYFGIDYSNNMINQALSRFENELGGGCKGVAHFRVGDILNLDDICFDEFDIIITSRCLINLTSIQDQLKAIKNIHLALKPNGIYLMMENFIEPLQNLNNARSRYNLEPIEIRWHNLYINQEQFLDQISNLFSVVKIDNFASTYYLISRTLNAILNLKDNKVDYNSTLNELAAKLPSLGDFSPEKLIVLKKYNYYRLISIVSLHRRHSNFMGFIIIRSLTLLGRANEQKVY, via the coding sequence ATGCAACAAAAAATTGATAAAATAAAGGAATTTTGGCAAAATCAAGCTATTTTGCATGGCAATCTTAGCACCTCAACCTCTCCTGATAGCATAGCTTTTAAAATGGAGATAGACACACTTATAAAAAATATCCCAACCGGAGCCAAAATTTTAGATATTGGCTGTGGAAATGGAGCAAAAGCTAAAGAGATTATTAAAAATATAAATTGTCAATATTTTGGTATAGACTACTCTAATAATATGATAAATCAAGCTTTAAGTAGATTTGAAAATGAGTTGGGGGGGGGGTGCAAGGGAGTTGCACACTTTAGAGTAGGAGATATATTAAATTTAGATGATATATGCTTTGATGAGTTTGATATCATTATAACTAGTAGATGTTTGATAAATCTTACTTCAATCCAAGATCAACTAAAAGCTATTAAAAATATTCATCTAGCTTTAAAACCAAATGGTATATATTTGATGATGGAGAATTTTATAGAGCCACTACAAAATCTAAATAATGCTAGAAGTAGATATAATCTAGAGCCTATAGAGATAAGGTGGCATAATTTATATATTAATCAAGAGCAATTTTTAGATCAAATTTCAAATTTATTTAGCGTTGTAAAAATTGACAACTTTGCAAGTACATACTACCTAATATCTAGAACATTAAATGCTATATTAAATTTAAAAGATAATAAAGTTGATTATAATTCTACGCTTAATGAACTAGCAGCTAAATTACCATCTCTTGGGGATTTTTCGCCTGAGAAGTTGATAGTATTAAAAAAGTATAATTATTATAGGTTGATATCTATTGTAAGCCTTCATAGAAGGCATAGCAATTTTATGGGTTTTATAATAATACGATCACTTACTCTTTTAGGCAGAGCCAATGAGCAAAAGGTATATTAA
- a CDS encoding phosphatidylglycerophosphatase A family protein, with protein MQKLFVTFFYSGLLRPAPGTWGSLAGAIVGVGIYYYIGLETLFMASILLFLASISIIDSYEAKSGTHDDSSIVIDEVAGVWVSISIALSSWEQLGVAEFGWISVILAFVFFRILDITKPSIIGRLDRNLKGGLGVMSDDMVAGLFAGLIAAACAAVWVKAGLPIL; from the coding sequence ATGCAAAAGTTATTTGTAACATTTTTTTATTCTGGATTATTGCGCCCAGCACCTGGGACTTGGGGAAGTTTAGCTGGAGCGATAGTTGGCGTGGGGATATATTATTATATTGGATTAGAGACACTATTTATGGCTAGTATTTTGCTATTTTTAGCTAGTATTAGCATAATTGATTCTTATGAAGCCAAAAGTGGCACCCACGATGATAGCTCTATAGTTATTGATGAGGTTGCTGGCGTATGGGTTAGTATATCTATAGCGTTATCGAGTTGGGAGCAGTTAGGAGTGGCTGAATTTGGCTGGATTAGTGTGATTTTGGCTTTTGTGTTTTTTAGAATTCTAGATATTACCAAGCCTAGCATAATTGGCAGATTAGATCGCAATCTAAAAGGCGGATTAGGCGTAATGAGCGATGATATGGTAGCTGGACTTTTTGCTGGACTTATAGCTGCTGCGTGTGCGGCTGTGTGGGTTAAGGCTGGATTGCCTATTTTATAA